The following are encoded together in the Cohaesibacter gelatinilyticus genome:
- a CDS encoding DUF5368 domain-containing protein, with translation MKELTFSTMLAVFEEVFGIGLFWGMVVLAIFGLLAFLFVLMREKTVVSARFLRSEIIGLIGGFLAIWFVQTITSSGYSDIGGPIDLIILFMIWLAGAIGTVMAAYTVQGLFLSHQKGNETK, from the coding sequence ATGAAAGAATTGACATTTTCCACTATGCTGGCTGTGTTTGAAGAGGTCTTCGGTATAGGCTTGTTCTGGGGTATGGTTGTGCTGGCGATCTTTGGATTGTTGGCTTTTCTGTTCGTGTTGATGCGCGAAAAAACAGTTGTATCAGCCCGCTTCCTGCGTTCCGAGATTATTGGTTTGATCGGTGGCTTTTTGGCCATCTGGTTTGTGCAGACCATTACTTCATCCGGTTATTCCGATATCGGAGGACCAATAGATCTGATTATTTTGTTTATGATCTGGTTGGCGGGTGCCATTGGAACAGTGATGGCAGCCTACACGGTGCAGGGGCTCTTTTTGTCTCATCAGAAGGGCAATGAAACAAAGTGA
- a CDS encoding autoinducer binding domain-containing protein, which translates to MLKSKIIGFIDTLNSAQTEEEIWKVTENFFQNRGFERVVYMDLQPGRHVMHTNLPDWWMSYYLAEGYAEHDAIFDYCGSSCQPQVIGREFLNEKFRNFTPIQRKIIEEAGDAGTVAGFISTVRPMGDDGIACWAAAGDMTKEDLRRIWQESGEILNLVTHLSYNAMQARIGFSATPELSAIERKVMQQLASGFSPKEIALRISFKPEEVNYHLAMAQQKMANQSKNGELAKVFAKRVIGF; encoded by the coding sequence ATGCTGAAAAGCAAGATAATTGGGTTTATCGACACCTTGAATTCAGCGCAAACGGAAGAAGAAATTTGGAAGGTAACAGAGAACTTCTTTCAAAATCGCGGTTTTGAGCGTGTTGTATATATGGACCTGCAGCCAGGTCGCCATGTAATGCACACCAATCTTCCTGATTGGTGGATGAGCTATTATCTGGCGGAGGGTTATGCAGAGCATGATGCGATCTTTGACTATTGCGGCTCTTCTTGTCAGCCGCAGGTCATTGGTCGGGAATTCTTGAATGAAAAGTTTCGGAACTTCACACCGATCCAAAGAAAGATCATTGAAGAAGCGGGAGATGCGGGCACCGTTGCGGGATTTATCTCCACGGTAAGGCCAATGGGTGATGATGGTATCGCTTGTTGGGCCGCCGCAGGTGATATGACCAAAGAGGATCTGCGCAGGATATGGCAGGAGAGCGGTGAAATCCTCAACTTGGTGACACATCTGTCCTACAACGCCATGCAAGCAAGAATAGGCTTTTCTGCGACACCTGAGCTTAGTGCTATCGAACGAAAGGTTATGCAGCAGCTGGCGAGCGGTTTCTCGCCAAAAGAAATTGCCTTGCGTATCAGCTTCAAGCCGGAAGAGGTCAATTACCATCTGGCAATGGCACAGCAGAAAATGGCCAATCAATCCAAGAACGGGGAATTGGCCAAAGTCTTCGCCAAAAGGGTGATTGGGTTTTGA
- a CDS encoding helicase HerA-like domain-containing protein: MLKDGQVYLGTSFLTDKDGNQSSQGEYLNLKLANRHGLIAGATGTGKTVSLQILTEGFSAAGVPVFCADVKGDLSGLAVAGEPKDFLAKRAETIGFTDDYKYEAMPAIFWDLFGEQGHPIRTTISDMGPLLLSRLMDLNATQEGVLNIAFKLADDEGLLLLDLKDLRALLVNMEERRKELSTAYGNVSTASIGAIQRQLLVLEQQGAEHFFGEAALDIMDLMRTTRDGRGMVNVLAADKLMQSPRLYATFLLWLLSELFEELPEVGDRDRPRLVFFFDEAHLLFDDAPKILVEKVEQVVKLIRSKGVGVYFVTQNPIDIPDGVLSQLGNRIQHALRAFTPRDQKAVRVAAETFRPNPGLNTRETIMAMGVGEALVSTLMKKGVPSIVQQTLIRPPSSRLGPLTKAERKEIIQNSPVYGVYDEPKDRESAFEVLKERAEEKARREEEQRAEEDRQREDKGRMRKGRTGFTLPDFGRDDRPTRSSRRKSTRRRNSNRQSVAEAAMKSVARSVATSLGKALVRGILGSLKRGF; the protein is encoded by the coding sequence ATGCTTAAAGACGGACAAGTCTATTTGGGGACAAGTTTCCTTACCGATAAAGATGGCAACCAATCCAGTCAGGGAGAATATCTCAATCTCAAACTGGCAAACCGACATGGCTTGATCGCAGGTGCTACAGGCACAGGCAAGACCGTCTCACTTCAAATCCTGACTGAAGGATTTTCTGCTGCTGGGGTTCCGGTTTTTTGTGCGGACGTCAAGGGTGATTTGTCCGGTCTGGCCGTAGCGGGTGAACCAAAGGATTTCCTTGCCAAACGCGCAGAAACCATCGGCTTTACCGATGACTATAAATATGAAGCCATGCCCGCCATCTTCTGGGATCTTTTCGGCGAACAGGGTCATCCCATCCGCACGACCATTTCCGATATGGGTCCCTTGTTGTTATCTCGTCTGATGGATTTGAATGCTACACAAGAAGGCGTATTGAACATAGCCTTCAAACTGGCCGACGATGAAGGTTTGTTGCTGTTGGATCTGAAAGATCTGCGCGCGCTTCTGGTGAATATGGAAGAGCGCCGGAAAGAACTGAGCACCGCCTATGGCAACGTCTCCACAGCTTCCATCGGGGCAATTCAGCGACAATTGCTGGTCCTTGAACAACAGGGTGCCGAACATTTTTTCGGGGAAGCAGCTCTGGATATCATGGACCTGATGCGTACGACACGTGATGGTCGTGGAATGGTCAATGTACTGGCGGCAGACAAACTGATGCAGTCCCCTCGCCTTTATGCCACCTTCCTGCTTTGGCTTTTGTCTGAACTATTCGAAGAATTGCCTGAAGTTGGCGACAGAGATCGTCCACGTCTAGTCTTCTTTTTTGACGAAGCACATCTGCTCTTCGATGATGCCCCCAAAATCCTGGTTGAGAAAGTCGAGCAAGTGGTCAAATTGATCCGCTCCAAGGGCGTCGGTGTCTATTTCGTAACCCAGAACCCGATTGATATTCCTGATGGCGTTCTTTCACAACTGGGAAACCGGATTCAACATGCCCTGCGTGCCTTTACACCGCGTGATCAGAAAGCTGTTCGTGTCGCTGCTGAAACTTTCCGCCCAAATCCGGGCCTGAATACCCGCGAGACCATCATGGCGATGGGCGTCGGAGAGGCTTTGGTCTCAACCCTGATGAAAAAGGGTGTACCATCCATTGTTCAGCAGACCTTGATCCGCCCTCCAAGCTCTCGCCTTGGCCCTCTCACCAAGGCTGAGCGAAAAGAAATCATCCAAAACAGTCCTGTCTATGGCGTTTATGATGAGCCAAAAGACCGAGAAAGTGCATTTGAAGTCCTGAAAGAACGAGCTGAGGAAAAGGCTCGTCGAGAAGAAGAGCAGCGTGCCGAGGAAGACCGCCAACGCGAGGACAAGGGCCGCATGCGTAAAGGACGCACGGGCTTCACTCTGCCTGACTTTGGTCGCGATGATCGCCCCACTCGCTCCTCCCGCCGCAAATCAACCCGCAGACGCAACTCCAATCGGCAGAGCGTGGCAGAAGCAGCGATGAAGTCGGTTGCTCGTTCGGTGGCCACATCTTTGGGCAAAGCATTGGTGAGAGGTATTCTTGGAAGTCTCAAGCGTGGTTTCTAA
- a CDS encoding DUF2267 domain-containing protein, whose translation MDEIIERIASAAGISPDIAKTAVQIILKFLNKEAPDDKMSILFDALPGASDLVSEDEGSSGGGLLGGLMGSMGGMGGAMAAMNELNSAGLDMGQVQSVASELIGAAKESVGEEVVDEIVSSVPGLNQII comes from the coding sequence ATGGACGAGATTATTGAACGTATTGCCTCGGCTGCTGGCATTTCACCTGACATCGCCAAAACCGCAGTGCAGATCATCCTCAAATTCCTGAACAAGGAAGCACCCGATGACAAAATGAGCATTCTGTTCGATGCTTTACCTGGTGCCAGCGATCTGGTGTCAGAGGACGAGGGCTCCAGTGGCGGAGGCTTGCTGGGAGGTTTGATGGGCTCAATGGGCGGTATGGGCGGTGCCATGGCGGCTATGAATGAGCTGAACTCTGCGGGCCTCGACATGGGTCAGGTTCAGTCGGTGGCGTCCGAGTTGATTGGAGCAGCCAAAGAAAGCGTAGGTGAAGAAGTGGTCGATGAGATCGTGTCTTCAGTTCCTGGTCTTAACCAAATTATCTAA
- a CDS encoding DUF4332 domain-containing protein, which translates to MSSYPIAKIEGIGPTYAEKLKTVGISNTGAYLEKAKDPAGRKALEKETGIDHKRILKWANMADLMRINGVGEEYSELLEAAGVDTVKELRNRNAANLTVAMKEANDEKKLVRQVPAQGNVEKWVAEAKELTPMMTY; encoded by the coding sequence ATGTCATCTTATCCGATCGCAAAAATCGAAGGTATTGGCCCGACTTATGCGGAGAAACTAAAAACTGTTGGAATTTCCAATACCGGAGCTTATCTGGAAAAAGCCAAAGATCCTGCAGGTCGAAAGGCGCTGGAAAAAGAGACCGGCATTGACCATAAGCGTATTCTGAAATGGGCCAATATGGCCGATCTGATGCGGATTAATGGTGTCGGTGAAGAATATTCCGAGCTTCTGGAAGCTGCTGGCGTGGATACGGTCAAGGAATTGCGCAATCGCAATGCCGCAAATCTGACTGTTGCCATGAAAGAAGCCAATGATGAGAAGAAGCTTGTGCGTCAGGTTCCAGCACAGGGCAATGTCGAAAAGTGGGTTGCCGAGGCAAAAGAACTGACGCCAATGATGACATACTAA
- a CDS encoding EF-hand domain-containing protein, which translates to MKTLKLTTPLTVLVLAIALGGITLAYGQGNSPAMKGQGKGYGQMVEQGQPYKKGRGMGQGLGMKQGKNRGRKDGQGRAFDSDYMPAFMAGWDSNEDGIVSLLEAKERRADLFAALDGDDNQLIDDAEFKDFLEGQEDQAAEEGAGHKRAMVGMSLDFNDLNQDGTVTEQEFVDQTEPWLARMDRNNDGDVTLADFGRGGGRGQGSGRGRNRN; encoded by the coding sequence ATGAAAACTCTCAAACTTACCACTCCTCTCACTGTCCTTGTTCTCGCTATTGCTTTGGGTGGAATCACCTTGGCGTATGGTCAGGGGAACAGCCCCGCAATGAAAGGTCAGGGCAAGGGTTATGGACAAATGGTGGAACAAGGCCAGCCTTACAAAAAAGGCCGAGGAATGGGGCAAGGCCTCGGCATGAAGCAGGGAAAAAACCGGGGTCGAAAAGATGGCCAAGGCCGAGCCTTTGATAGCGATTATATGCCGGCCTTCATGGCCGGATGGGACAGCAATGAAGATGGCATTGTCAGCCTACTCGAGGCCAAAGAACGCCGTGCCGATCTGTTTGCTGCCTTGGACGGCGATGACAATCAACTGATTGATGATGCAGAATTCAAAGATTTTCTGGAAGGTCAGGAAGATCAGGCCGCGGAAGAAGGAGCTGGCCATAAGCGAGCCATGGTAGGCATGAGCTTGGATTTTAATGACCTCAATCAAGATGGCACAGTTACAGAGCAGGAATTTGTAGATCAGACCGAACCTTGGTTGGCTCGAATGGATCGCAACAATGATGGCGATGTCACTCTTGCTGACTTCGGTCGCGGTGGTGGACGTGGTCAGGGATCTGGCAGAGGCCGCAACAGGAACTAA
- a CDS encoding helix-turn-helix transcriptional regulator has translation MSQQVDIKDELPVTALIEHKPEDLTGFLDYVCAILRHKGAQHILITGLPLPGKAIGELIYRNQWGRSESDNCDICDILGSDILLRKIAGLATPQLWRYEEAQSWLEVSRLIEILAENPADQKSLNNIIGIHVHRFNRVQMAIIAAGETLRLSEPDLYFLSCQCQVTMFELDSARRVEQTRSGELSNRERHVLALTAQGKTANHIAEELRISQRTVHAHLQNASEKLQASNKTQTVIEAVRYGQIELS, from the coding sequence ATGTCCCAGCAAGTAGACATCAAGGATGAGCTGCCAGTGACAGCTCTGATAGAACACAAACCTGAAGACTTGACCGGTTTTCTCGATTATGTCTGTGCAATATTGAGGCATAAAGGGGCCCAGCATATATTGATCACGGGTTTACCATTGCCCGGCAAGGCAATTGGCGAGCTGATCTATCGCAATCAATGGGGTCGCTCGGAGTCAGACAATTGTGATATTTGCGATATACTCGGTAGCGACATTCTTTTGCGCAAGATCGCTGGCTTAGCCACACCGCAGCTCTGGCGATATGAAGAAGCTCAATCCTGGCTGGAGGTGTCTCGATTGATCGAGATATTGGCAGAAAATCCGGCAGATCAAAAAAGCTTAAACAATATAATCGGCATTCATGTTCATCGGTTCAATCGTGTGCAAATGGCTATCATTGCTGCGGGTGAGACATTGAGATTGTCAGAACCGGACTTGTATTTCCTGAGCTGTCAATGCCAGGTCACGATGTTCGAATTGGATAGCGCTCGCCGGGTTGAACAAACACGCTCCGGGGAACTGTCCAATCGGGAACGTCATGTCCTTGCGCTAACTGCTCAGGGTAAAACTGCCAACCATATTGCTGAAGAGCTGCGTATTTCTCAACGCACGGTTCATGCCCACCTTCAAAATGCATCTGAAAAGCTACAAGCTTCCAACAAGACGCAAACAGTTATTGAAGCCGTACGTTATGGGCAGATCGAACTGAGCTAG
- a CDS encoding methylmalonyl-CoA mutase subunit beta, protein MSDALKISDTFPGYSRKDWQDMAEKALKGAPLSRISTKTADGLVIDPIYGRGEGKAPMAMRSAQAPWDVCQKMDHPDAAKANEQALIDLNNGTNMLAIPFAGCLSARGYGLQADTETLSKALDEVLLDLIKIRLEGGVTGRIAASAFADVVAQRGYEPENLSVSFGLDPIGAFASTGILAPNWPERAAKMIESIKELKEKGFKGPFITVDGRPYHDAGATDAQELAAVLASIVAYWRVLEEASFDASEALPLIDVTLSVEANQFGSLAKIRAMRHLWARLLQASGIDFIPLAIHAETSWAMMSRLDPWVNILRVTTASFAAGVGGADSVSILPHTAALGLPDGFARRIARNLQTLLLEESNLYKVTDPAAGSGFVENLTFEIAQQAWSMFQSVEKADGMIASLEAGLIAEWVAEANEGRAKLLASRKNALTGASAFPDIHEAAVEVETVSSVSAPELAKEGITCPALKPQRLAEPYEALREAAKVADKAPSVFFANMGKIADYTARATWAKNFFEAGGVAAQSDQGFENSDAAVEAFKNSKAEIACLVGSDALYEEFGADFAKSLKEAGTKMVYLAGRPKDLMDALSAAGVDAFAFEGCDVLAELSRIHAELGIQPVAQG, encoded by the coding sequence ATGAGCGACGCTCTAAAGATCTCGGATACCTTTCCTGGTTATTCGCGCAAAGATTGGCAGGATATGGCGGAAAAAGCCCTGAAAGGAGCCCCGCTGTCCCGTATCTCCACGAAAACGGCCGATGGTCTGGTAATTGATCCGATCTATGGTCGCGGCGAGGGTAAGGCCCCTATGGCAATGCGTTCAGCACAAGCTCCTTGGGATGTCTGTCAAAAAATGGATCATCCCGACGCTGCAAAAGCCAATGAGCAAGCATTGATCGACTTGAATAATGGAACCAACATGTTGGCCATTCCATTTGCAGGTTGTTTGTCAGCACGTGGTTATGGACTTCAGGCTGATACAGAAACCCTTTCCAAGGCTCTGGATGAGGTTCTGCTGGACCTGATAAAAATTCGTCTGGAAGGCGGAGTGACTGGGCGTATCGCAGCCAGCGCATTTGCAGATGTTGTTGCACAACGTGGCTATGAACCAGAAAATCTATCTGTTTCCTTTGGTCTTGATCCGATTGGTGCTTTTGCGTCTACCGGCATTTTGGCTCCAAACTGGCCAGAGCGCGCAGCAAAGATGATCGAGAGCATCAAGGAACTGAAAGAAAAAGGCTTCAAAGGTCCGTTCATCACTGTTGATGGTCGCCCTTATCACGATGCTGGTGCAACCGATGCGCAAGAACTCGCAGCGGTGTTGGCATCTATCGTGGCTTACTGGCGTGTACTGGAAGAAGCTAGTTTTGACGCATCAGAGGCATTGCCTCTGATTGATGTAACCTTGTCAGTCGAAGCGAACCAGTTCGGTTCATTGGCCAAGATCCGTGCCATGCGTCATCTCTGGGCGCGTTTGTTACAGGCTTCTGGTATTGATTTTATTCCACTTGCAATTCATGCGGAAACATCTTGGGCGATGATGAGCCGTCTGGATCCATGGGTAAATATTCTCCGTGTGACAACAGCGAGTTTTGCAGCCGGTGTTGGTGGTGCGGATAGTGTCTCCATCTTGCCACATACCGCCGCTTTGGGGTTGCCTGATGGGTTTGCCCGCCGCATCGCTCGTAATCTGCAAACTCTTCTATTGGAAGAATCCAACCTCTACAAGGTAACTGATCCTGCTGCTGGTTCCGGCTTCGTTGAAAACCTGACGTTCGAGATCGCCCAACAAGCCTGGAGTATGTTCCAGTCGGTCGAGAAAGCTGATGGAATGATTGCTTCACTTGAGGCTGGACTGATTGCTGAATGGGTTGCTGAGGCCAATGAGGGCCGTGCCAAGCTTTTGGCCAGCCGCAAGAATGCACTGACGGGTGCCTCTGCTTTCCCTGATATTCATGAGGCAGCTGTTGAGGTGGAAACAGTTTCCTCTGTTTCGGCACCAGAATTGGCCAAAGAAGGCATTACTTGTCCCGCACTGAAACCTCAGCGCCTTGCCGAGCCATATGAAGCTCTGCGTGAAGCAGCCAAGGTCGCTGATAAGGCTCCATCCGTGTTCTTCGCCAATATGGGCAAAATCGCTGATTACACTGCGCGAGCTACCTGGGCGAAGAACTTCTTTGAGGCTGGTGGCGTTGCTGCTCAGTCTGATCAGGGCTTTGAAAACTCAGATGCAGCCGTCGAAGCCTTCAAGAACAGTAAAGCTGAGATTGCTTGTCTAGTGGGGTCCGATGCTCTGTATGAAGAGTTCGGAGCAGACTTTGCCAAATCACTGAAAGAAGCCGGCACCAAAATGGTATATCTTGCAGGACGTCCTAAAGACCTGATGGATGCTCTGAGTGCCGCCGGTGTCGATGCTTTTGCCTTCGAAGGCTGTGACGTATTGGCCGAGCTTTCCAGAATTCATGCCGAGCTGGGCATTCAACCAGTGGCTCAAGGCTAA
- the scpA gene encoding methylmalonyl-CoA mutase, translating to MTKIPNFADIAFEAVSPAANGSDAVWTTPEGIDVKASYNEAEIKDLDFTNSWPGLAPFVRGPYPTMYTQRPWTVRQYAGFSTAEDSNAFYRRNLAAGQKGLSIAFDLATHRGYDSDHPRVPGDVGMAGVAIDSIYDMRTLFDGIPLDKMSVSMTMNGAVLPVMALYIAAAKEQGVSEDKLSGTIQNDILKEFMVRNTYIYPPAPSMRIISDIFAYTSENMPKFNSISISGYHMQEAGATADLELAYTIADGIEYIRAGVATGLDVDAFAPRLSFFWSIGMNFFMEIAKMRAARLLWSKLVKEEFGPKNAKSYSLRTHSQTSGWSLTAQDVFNNVGRTAIEAMAATQGHTQSLHTNALDEALALPTDFSARIARNTQLFLQQESGTTKVIDPWGGSHYIEKLTHELAEKALAHIREVEELGGMAKAIEAGIPKLRIEEAAAKTQARIDSGTQTVVGVNKYKPENEAAIDVLQVDNSAVRQQQLDKLKRLKEERNQAEVDAALDALTEASKNGTGNLLDLSVKAASVKATVGEITFAMEKVFGRHRAEIKSISGVYRQEVGQMSDAVQKVQKMVEEFEDNDGRRPRILIAKMGQDGHDRGQKVIASAFADLGFDVDIGPLFQTPEEAARQAVENDVHIVGASSLAAGHLTLVPALKQCLKDEEREDIMIVAGGVIPPQDYDALYEAGASAIFPPGTVIAEAAVDLLKELNQRLGYQTAAVE from the coding sequence ATGACCAAGATCCCTAATTTTGCCGACATCGCTTTTGAAGCGGTCAGCCCTGCAGCAAACGGTTCCGACGCGGTCTGGACCACGCCAGAAGGCATTGATGTAAAAGCTTCCTATAATGAAGCCGAGATCAAGGATCTCGATTTTACCAATAGCTGGCCTGGTTTGGCTCCATTCGTACGTGGTCCTTATCCGACCATGTATACCCAGCGGCCCTGGACTGTGCGCCAATATGCGGGCTTCTCTACGGCGGAAGATTCCAACGCATTCTATCGCCGTAATCTGGCTGCGGGTCAGAAGGGCCTATCCATCGCTTTCGATTTGGCGACACATCGTGGTTATGATTCCGATCATCCGCGTGTGCCAGGCGATGTTGGTATGGCTGGCGTGGCGATTGACAGCATCTATGACATGCGCACGTTGTTTGATGGTATCCCGCTCGACAAGATGTCTGTCTCCATGACAATGAATGGTGCCGTGCTGCCGGTGATGGCTCTGTATATCGCTGCGGCGAAAGAGCAGGGCGTTAGTGAAGACAAGCTGTCCGGCACTATTCAGAATGATATTCTGAAAGAATTCATGGTGCGGAATACATATATCTATCCGCCAGCACCATCCATGAGGATCATCTCGGATATCTTTGCTTACACATCAGAGAATATGCCGAAATTCAACTCCATCTCGATTTCCGGCTATCATATGCAAGAAGCCGGGGCAACAGCTGATCTTGAACTGGCTTATACTATTGCAGATGGTATCGAATATATTCGTGCTGGTGTTGCAACCGGTCTGGATGTCGATGCTTTCGCGCCGCGTCTGTCCTTCTTCTGGTCCATCGGCATGAATTTCTTCATGGAAATTGCCAAAATGCGCGCGGCGCGCCTGTTATGGTCCAAGCTGGTGAAGGAAGAGTTTGGTCCAAAGAATGCCAAGTCCTACAGCTTGCGCACTCACTCCCAGACTTCCGGCTGGTCTTTGACCGCGCAGGATGTCTTCAACAATGTAGGTCGCACAGCAATTGAAGCCATGGCGGCAACGCAGGGTCATACCCAGTCTCTTCATACCAACGCACTGGATGAAGCGCTGGCGTTGCCGACCGATTTCTCTGCTCGTATCGCTCGTAACACCCAGCTCTTCTTGCAGCAGGAAAGTGGCACAACCAAAGTTATCGATCCTTGGGGTGGTTCTCATTATATCGAGAAGCTCACCCATGAGCTGGCCGAAAAAGCTCTGGCGCATATTCGTGAAGTTGAAGAACTTGGCGGTATGGCAAAAGCCATCGAAGCCGGTATTCCGAAACTGCGTATCGAAGAAGCTGCAGCGAAAACCCAGGCTCGTATCGATAGTGGCACGCAAACCGTTGTCGGCGTGAACAAATACAAGCCAGAAAACGAAGCAGCGATTGATGTTCTGCAGGTGGACAATTCTGCCGTACGTCAGCAACAGCTCGATAAGCTCAAGCGTCTGAAGGAAGAGCGAAACCAGGCAGAAGTTGATGCGGCTTTGGACGCATTGACCGAAGCATCCAAGAACGGTACCGGCAACTTGCTGGACCTGTCAGTCAAAGCAGCGAGTGTAAAAGCAACGGTCGGTGAAATCACCTTTGCCATGGAAAAGGTCTTTGGCCGCCATCGCGCCGAGATCAAGTCCATTTCCGGTGTCTATCGTCAGGAGGTCGGACAAATGTCTGATGCTGTTCAGAAAGTCCAGAAAATGGTTGAGGAGTTCGAGGACAATGACGGTCGTCGTCCTCGTATTCTGATCGCAAAAATGGGTCAGGATGGTCATGATCGTGGTCAGAAAGTGATTGCCTCTGCTTTTGCTGATCTTGGTTTCGACGTTGACATCGGCCCATTGTTCCAGACACCGGAAGAAGCTGCTCGTCAGGCGGTGGAGAATGACGTGCATATCGTGGGTGCGTCTTCATTGGCTGCCGGTCACCTGACCTTGGTACCAGCCTTGAAGCAATGCCTGAAAGACGAAGAACGGGAAGACATCATGATCGTAGCGGGTGGCGTGATCCCGCCGCAGGATTATGATGCTCTCTACGAAGCCGGGGCCTCCGCCATCTTCCCTCCAGGAACTGTGATCGCTGAGGCAGCCGTGGATCTGCTGAAAGAACTGAACCAACGTCTCGGTTATCAGACAGCAGCAGTTGAGTAA